A genomic region of Conger conger chromosome 6, fConCon1.1, whole genome shotgun sequence contains the following coding sequences:
- the mex3b gene encoding RNA-binding protein MEX3B — protein sequence MPSSLFADMERNGSNQGDALDDQRALQIALDQLSLLGLDNDDNSIYDNEPRKKSVNMTECVPVPSSEHVAEIVGRQGCKIKALRAKTNTYIKTPVRGEEPVFVVTGRREDVAMARREIISAAEHFSMIRASRNKNTSLNGSGTVPGPPNLPGQTTIQVRVPYRVVGLVVGPKGATIKRIQQQTHTYIVTPSRDKEPVFEVTGMPENVDRAREEIEAHIAMRTGGLIELTDENDFHANGTDVGFDLHGHASLWSKPASSTTPTSGRKPFSNYRNDSSSSLGSASTDSYFGNNSSSRLADYSPPSPALSYTASNNGNNNNNNVNVNTNGNGFVYGSDVISPDCTDLTFESSPGFEATSTPPGLVWSQYDRGVTPSGGTTSAIFSANASVNANGMLANQRRANGVGCASQPRLSPPLHHAVGPSEHPLARRVRSDPGGGPLSFPGYSANGLSLSGPHLPGVPSDSSASSSSSSSSSSSSGTSRKGSRDCSVCFESEVIAALVPCGHNLFCMECANRICQKNDPKCPVCHAAVSQAIRIFS from the exons ATGCCTAGTTCGCTATTTGCCGACATGGAGAGGAATGGGAGCAACCAGGGGGACGCCCTGGACGACCAAAGAGCCCTTCAAATAGCACTGGACCAGCTTTCTTTGCTGGGCTTGGACAACGATGACAATTCCATCTACGACAACGAGCCGAGAAAAAAGAGTGTGAACATGACCGAATGTGTCCCAGTTCCCAGCTCAGAGCATGTTGCTGAAATCGTTGGAAGACAAG GTTGTAAAATCAAAGCCTTGCGCGCAAAGACCAACACCTATATCAAGACTCCAGTGCGTGGGGAGGAACCAGTCTTTGTTGTGACAGGCAGAAGAGAGGATGTAGCCATGGCTAGGAGGGAAATCATCTCAGCTGCTGAGCATTTCTCTATGATCCGAGCATCGAGGAACAAAAACACTAGTCTGAATGGGAGTGGCACGGTTCCAGGGCCCCCAAACCTCCCTGGACAGACAACCATCCAGGTGCGGGTCCCCTACAGGGTGGTAGGCTTGGTGGTTGGACCCAAGGGAGCAACTATCAAGCGTATccaacagcagacacacacctatATTGTCACGCCCAGCCGGGACAAAGAGCCGGTGTTTGAGGTCACAGGCATGCCGGAGAACGTGGACCGTGCCCGGGAGGAGATAGAAGCACACATCGCCATGCGCACCGGGGGGCTCATCGAGCTGACCGACGAGAATGACTTCCACGCCAACGGCACCGACGTGGGCTTCGACCTGCACGGCCACGCCAGCCTGTGGAGCAAGCCTGCCTCCAGCACCACCCCCACGTCCGGGCGCAAGCCTTTCTCAAACTACCGCAACGACAGCTCCAGCTCCTTGGGCAGCGCCTCCACCGACTCCTACTTTGGCAACAACAGCAGCTCCAGACTGGCCGACTAcagcccccccagccctgccctgaGCTATACTGCCTCCAAcaatggcaacaacaacaacaacaacgtcaACGTCAACACCAACGGCAACGGATTTGTCTACGGGAGTGATGTCATTTCGCCCGATTGCACTGACTTGACTTTTGAGTCCTCGCCGGGTTTCGAGGCCACGTCCACCCCGCCCGGCCTGGTCTGGTCACAGTATGACCGCGGCGTCACCCCATCTGGTGGCACGACCTCCGCCATCTTCTCCGCCAACGCTTCTGTCAATGCCAACGGGATGCTAGCGAACCAGCGGCGGGCTAACGGTGTGGGCTGTGCCTCCCAGCCAAGGCTGTCCCCGCCCCTGCATCACGCTGTCGGGCCCTCAGAGCACCCACTGGCCCGTCGAGTGCGTAGCGACCCCGGGGGCGGCCCCCTTAGCTTCCCCGGGTACTCCGCTAACGGGTTGTCCCTCTCCGGGCCTCACCTCCCTGGAGTGCCCTCCGACTCCTCGGCCTCCTCGTCCTCCAGCTCCTCGTCCAGCTCCTCGTCGGGCACCAGCAGGAAGGGCAGCCGGGACTGCTCCGTGTGCTTCGAGAGCGAGGTCATCGCCGCCCTGGTCCCCTGCGGCCACAACCTGTTCTGCATGGAGTGCGCCAATCGCATCTGCCAGAAAAACGATCCCAAATGCCCTGTCTGTCACGCTGCAGTTTCTCAGGCTATAcgtatattttcataa